The following coding sequences are from one Arthrobacter sp. PvP023 window:
- a CDS encoding 1-acyl-sn-glycerol-3-phosphate acyltransferase, with product MALFDAIRWTTRTLISGTCRPTVIGLENVPKEGPFIVAPNHLSFLDSVIVQALMPRPVAFFAKAEYFTTGGVKGKVMKSFFESVGSIPVERGEQAASVAALKTLLDILEAGKGIGIYPEGTRSRDGILYRGRTGVGWLALTTGAPVIPVGLIGTENLQPAGQNGVKPQHFTMKVGEPLYFEKTGPDHSLPARRQVTDRIMDAIAELSGQERSTSYNQSKAAE from the coding sequence ATGGCATTGTTTGATGCGATCCGCTGGACCACCCGCACGTTGATCTCCGGAACGTGCCGGCCGACCGTCATCGGGCTGGAGAACGTTCCCAAAGAAGGCCCGTTCATCGTCGCGCCCAACCACCTGTCCTTCCTGGACAGCGTTATTGTCCAGGCGCTGATGCCCCGGCCGGTGGCCTTCTTCGCGAAGGCCGAATATTTCACCACCGGGGGCGTCAAGGGGAAGGTGATGAAGTCCTTCTTCGAATCCGTAGGATCCATTCCGGTGGAACGCGGGGAACAGGCTGCCAGCGTGGCGGCCCTCAAGACGCTGCTGGACATCCTCGAGGCCGGAAAAGGCATCGGCATCTATCCGGAGGGCACCCGCTCCCGGGACGGCATCCTCTACCGGGGCCGCACCGGCGTCGGCTGGCTCGCGCTGACCACGGGGGCGCCGGTCATTCCCGTAGGCCTCATCGGGACCGAAAACCTCCAGCCGGCCGGCCAGAACGGCGTGAAGCCGCAGCACTTCACCATGAAGGTCGGCGAGCCGTTGTACTTTGAGAAGACCGGACCGGACCACTCCCTGCCCGCACGCCGCCAAGTGACGGACCGCATCATGGACGCCATTGCGGAGCTCAGCGGCCAGGAGCGATCAACGAGCTACAACCAGAGCAAAGCCGCTGAGTAG
- a CDS encoding HAD hydrolase-like protein: MTLSTVPVIFDLDGTLVDPAGGITDGISAALTELGIGVPDPALLNAMIGPKLSDSLLNIAGVPQEQLGEVIRLYRSYYLETGIAQSRLYPGIRELVEEYAAAGRPIAVATQKPEGLARIVLEHHGIASSFRFIRGSAADEAAHAQVPLGKTEIVAAALSDLRTQHAVMVGDRAQDVAGALANGLDCIGVSWGFAPDGELHEAGAMAIVHTTTDLLAVVESLDAVRAAALSGVNNDGIV, encoded by the coding sequence GTGACCCTTTCAACAGTGCCCGTGATCTTCGACCTGGACGGCACTCTTGTCGACCCGGCAGGGGGGATCACGGACGGAATCTCCGCGGCCCTTACCGAACTCGGCATCGGGGTTCCCGACCCTGCCCTGCTGAACGCGATGATCGGTCCGAAACTCAGCGACTCCCTGCTCAACATCGCGGGAGTTCCGCAGGAGCAGCTGGGCGAGGTCATCCGCCTGTACCGGTCCTACTATCTCGAAACGGGCATCGCCCAGAGCCGCCTGTACCCGGGCATCCGCGAGCTCGTTGAGGAATACGCCGCCGCGGGCCGGCCGATAGCCGTGGCCACACAGAAGCCGGAGGGACTGGCCCGGATCGTGCTGGAACACCACGGCATTGCGTCCTCGTTCCGCTTCATCCGCGGTTCCGCCGCGGACGAAGCCGCGCACGCCCAGGTTCCGCTCGGCAAGACTGAAATTGTTGCCGCCGCCCTGTCCGACCTCCGCACCCAGCACGCCGTCATGGTGGGGGACCGTGCCCAGGATGTGGCCGGTGCCCTGGCCAACGGCCTCGACTGCATCGGCGTCAGCTGGGGATTCGCCCCGGACGGTGAACTCCATGAGGCAGGCGCCATGGCAATCGTGCACACCACCACGGATCTATTGGCCGTCGTGGAAAGCCTTGACGCCGTGCGCGCCGCAGCCCTGAGCGGGGTGAACAACGATGGCATTGTTTGA
- the uvrA gene encoding excinuclease ABC subunit UvrA → MPKAVAEEPALDARSAVVPLKQGKPARPDLSRLVVKGAREHNLRNVDLDLPRDSMIVFTGLSGSGKSSLAFDTIFAEGQRRYVESLSAYARQFLGQVDKPDVDFIEGLSPAVSIDQKSTSKNPRSTVGTITEIYDYMRLLWARVGRPHCPVCGEQVAKQTPQQIVDQLLELPDGTRFQVLAPVVRGRKGEFVDLFKELTAKGYSRARVDGDLIQLSDPPKLGKQFKHTIEVVVDRLVVKDGIRQRLTDSVETALGLAEGRVLSEFVDLEADDPERIRAFSEHLACPNEHPLAIDEIEPRSFSFNNPFGACSACSGIGTKLEVDEELIIPNGELSLNEGAIAPWSLGTATSEYWNRLLSGLAKELGFSMKTPWQKLPKDIRQTVLHGKDHKVVVQYRNRFGRERKYSTGFEGVIQYVHRKHLETDSDSARDRYEEYMRQIPCPACNGARLNPASLSVLINGKSIADVAAMPMRECAHFLDTLVLTGREAQIAHQVLKEIQARLTFLLDVGLEYLNLERPSGTLSGGEAQRIRLATQIGSGLVGVLYVLDEPSIGLHQRDNRRLIETLTRLRDLGNTLIVVEHDEDTIQEADWVVDIGPGAGEHGGQVVHSGSYKELLENTESLTGDYLSGRKKIEIPKKRRKYDKKRELKVIGARENNLVNVDAAFPLGLLTAVTGVSGSGKSTLVNEILYKVLANKLNGAKQVAGRHKSVQGLEHLDKVVHVDQSPIGRTPRSNPATYTGVFDNIRKLFAETTEAKVRGYQPGRFSFNVKGGRCEACSGDGTLKIEMNFLPDVYVPCEVCHGARYNRETLEVHYKGKTIADVLDMPIEEGAEFFAAFTPIARHLRTLVDVGLGYVRLGQPATTLSGGEAQRVKLAAELQKRSNGRSIYVLDEPTTGLHFEDIRKLLMVLQGLVDKGNTVITIEHNLDVIKSADWIVDLGPDGGSGGGQIIATGTPEQVAKSTTSYTASFLAEILG, encoded by the coding sequence GTGCCTAAAGCCGTAGCTGAAGAACCAGCCCTTGATGCCCGCTCCGCCGTCGTCCCCTTAAAACAAGGAAAACCGGCGCGCCCCGACCTTTCCCGCCTCGTGGTGAAGGGGGCACGGGAGCACAACCTGCGGAACGTGGACCTGGACCTGCCGCGCGACTCCATGATCGTTTTCACCGGGCTGTCCGGGTCCGGCAAGTCGTCCCTGGCGTTCGACACCATCTTCGCCGAGGGGCAGCGCCGTTACGTTGAATCCCTCTCTGCGTACGCCCGCCAGTTCCTCGGGCAGGTGGACAAACCGGATGTGGACTTCATCGAGGGCTTGTCCCCGGCTGTTTCGATCGACCAGAAATCCACCAGCAAGAACCCCCGGTCCACCGTGGGCACCATCACGGAGATCTACGACTACATGCGCCTGCTCTGGGCTCGTGTAGGCCGTCCGCATTGCCCCGTCTGTGGCGAGCAAGTGGCCAAGCAGACGCCACAGCAGATCGTCGACCAACTCCTTGAACTGCCGGACGGCACGCGTTTCCAGGTCCTCGCTCCCGTGGTGCGCGGCCGCAAAGGCGAATTCGTCGACCTCTTCAAGGAACTCACGGCCAAGGGCTACTCCCGGGCCCGGGTGGACGGCGACCTCATCCAGCTCAGCGATCCTCCCAAGCTCGGCAAGCAGTTCAAGCACACCATCGAAGTCGTGGTGGACCGGCTCGTGGTCAAGGACGGCATCCGGCAGCGACTGACCGACTCCGTCGAAACGGCACTCGGACTGGCTGAGGGCCGCGTCCTGTCCGAGTTCGTCGACCTCGAAGCCGATGATCCGGAGCGGATCCGGGCGTTCTCCGAGCACCTCGCATGCCCCAACGAACACCCGCTTGCCATCGATGAAATCGAGCCCCGCTCGTTCTCGTTCAACAACCCCTTCGGGGCGTGCTCGGCATGCAGCGGCATCGGCACCAAGCTGGAAGTTGACGAGGAACTCATCATTCCGAACGGGGAGCTTTCCCTGAATGAGGGTGCCATCGCGCCCTGGTCGCTGGGCACGGCCACCAGCGAGTACTGGAACCGGCTGCTGTCCGGGCTGGCGAAAGAGCTCGGCTTTTCAATGAAGACGCCGTGGCAGAAGCTTCCCAAGGACATCCGGCAGACCGTCCTGCACGGCAAGGACCACAAGGTCGTGGTGCAGTACCGCAACCGCTTCGGCCGGGAGCGCAAGTACAGCACCGGCTTCGAGGGCGTCATCCAGTACGTGCACCGCAAGCACCTGGAAACGGATTCGGATTCTGCCCGGGACCGCTACGAGGAATACATGCGGCAGATCCCGTGCCCTGCCTGCAACGGCGCCCGCCTGAACCCGGCCTCGCTGTCCGTGTTGATCAACGGCAAGTCCATTGCCGACGTTGCTGCCATGCCCATGCGTGAATGCGCGCACTTCCTGGACACCCTGGTGCTGACCGGCCGCGAGGCACAGATTGCGCACCAGGTCCTGAAGGAAATCCAGGCGCGCCTGACCTTCCTCCTGGATGTCGGGCTGGAGTACCTGAACCTGGAGCGCCCCTCCGGCACGTTGTCGGGCGGCGAAGCCCAGCGCATCCGGCTGGCAACCCAGATCGGTTCCGGCCTCGTGGGGGTCCTGTACGTCCTGGACGAGCCCTCCATCGGCCTGCACCAGCGGGACAACCGGCGGCTGATCGAAACGCTTACCCGCCTACGCGACCTCGGCAACACCCTCATCGTGGTGGAGCACGACGAAGACACCATCCAGGAAGCCGACTGGGTAGTCGACATCGGGCCCGGAGCCGGTGAACACGGCGGCCAGGTGGTGCACTCCGGCTCCTACAAGGAACTCCTGGAAAACACCGAGTCCCTCACCGGCGATTACCTCTCCGGGCGCAAAAAGATTGAAATCCCGAAGAAGCGCCGCAAGTATGACAAAAAGCGAGAGCTGAAGGTCATCGGCGCAAGGGAAAACAACCTCGTCAACGTGGATGCCGCCTTCCCGCTGGGCCTATTGACGGCGGTCACCGGCGTGAGCGGTTCCGGCAAGTCCACCCTGGTCAACGAAATCCTTTACAAGGTGCTGGCCAACAAGCTCAACGGCGCCAAGCAGGTGGCCGGCCGGCACAAGTCCGTGCAGGGCCTGGAGCACCTGGACAAGGTGGTGCACGTCGACCAGAGCCCCATCGGCCGGACGCCGCGCTCCAACCCCGCCACGTACACAGGCGTGTTCGACAACATCCGCAAGCTCTTCGCCGAGACCACCGAAGCCAAGGTCCGCGGCTACCAGCCCGGGCGGTTCTCGTTCAACGTGAAAGGTGGCCGCTGCGAGGCGTGCTCCGGCGACGGCACGCTGAAGATCGAAATGAACTTCCTGCCGGACGTCTATGTGCCATGCGAGGTCTGCCACGGTGCGCGGTACAACCGGGAAACCCTGGAAGTCCACTACAAGGGCAAGACGATCGCCGACGTCCTGGACATGCCCATCGAGGAGGGCGCGGAGTTCTTTGCCGCCTTCACCCCCATCGCCCGCCACCTCCGCACGCTCGTGGACGTCGGACTGGGCTACGTGCGGCTGGGGCAGCCGGCCACCACGCTGTCCGGCGGTGAAGCCCAGCGCGTCAAGCTGGCCGCGGAACTCCAGAAGCGATCCAACGGACGCAGCATCTATGTCCTGGACGAGCCCACCACCGGGCTGCACTTCGAGGACATCCGCAAGCTGCTCATGGTCCTCCAGGGCCTGGTGGACAAGGGCAATACCGTGATCACCATCGAGCACAACCTCGATGTCATCAAGAGCGCGGACTGGATCGTCGACCTGGGGCCGGACGGCGGTTCCGGCGGCGGCCAGATCATCGCAACCGGAACCCCGGAACAGGTCGCAAAGTCCACCACAAGCTACACGGCGTCCTTCCTGGCGGAGATCCTGGGCTAG
- a CDS encoding GntR family transcriptional regulator: MSGANEFPGTWKPNQGSSVPLFEQLRLNIIERADSGALAAGTRLPAVRSLATALGVAPHTVARAYKELEAAGVVATRGRHGTVICARDEAWTSLTAVAAEFAAAAKAQGASFAEAVQLLAAAYDAE, from the coding sequence GTGAGCGGCGCGAATGAGTTCCCGGGGACCTGGAAACCGAACCAGGGCAGTTCGGTACCGCTCTTCGAACAGCTGCGCCTGAACATCATCGAGCGGGCGGACAGCGGGGCCCTCGCTGCTGGTACCCGCCTTCCCGCAGTGCGGAGCCTCGCCACCGCACTGGGCGTCGCACCGCACACCGTCGCCCGGGCGTACAAGGAGCTGGAAGCGGCCGGGGTGGTTGCCACCCGTGGCCGGCACGGCACCGTGATCTGCGCCAGGGACGAGGCCTGGACATCGTTGACCGCAGTGGCGGCGGAATTCGCCGCGGCGGCGAAGGCCCAGGGCGCCAGCTTCGCGGAGGCAGTGCAGCTGCTTGCGGCCGCCTACGACGCGGAATAG
- a CDS encoding ABC transporter ATP-binding protein yields MLAAVAATCAFVALNVSAPKLLGDATDVVVEGVFGGTFNEQKLASLLLIVAVMYIGASAFSWVQGAVTATAVQRVSYRLRAAVEDKLARLPSAHFDEQRRGDVLSRATNDVDNISQALNQLLNQLILSVLMLLGALSMMLWLSPLLAVIALVTVPFSTVVTVLVARKSQAHFSEQWSTTGELNAHLEEYITGHEVLKAFGRQGLATETFTNSNDRLFRTSARAQYVSGAVQPLLVFVSNLNYIAVAVVGALQVTAGAMTIGGVQAFIQFSRLFSQPIGQIGGMVTLIQSCIASAERVFALLDAAEIPPDRVEPDGAEPGGARQPGAGASGGRVVFDAVTFGYTSGAPVVRELSFTAEPGQTVAIVGHTGAGKTTMVNLLMRFYELDSGRITIDGADIAGRSRDELRSMIGMVLQDAWVFTGSIRENIEYGRPGASEADVVAAAEASLVDHFVRALPDGYATMLGNDGDTLSQGQRQLITIARAHLAGRSILVLDEATSSVDTRTEVQIRQAMQRLRHGRTSFVIAHRLSTVRDADLILVMDHGRIVEQGNHQQLLAANGHYSRLYDAQFAGGQESLRSGASEL; encoded by the coding sequence ATGCTCGCCGCCGTGGCGGCCACGTGCGCCTTTGTGGCGCTTAACGTGTCGGCGCCCAAACTGTTGGGCGACGCCACCGACGTCGTGGTTGAAGGTGTTTTTGGAGGGACTTTCAACGAACAGAAGCTGGCTTCCTTGCTTCTCATCGTGGCAGTGATGTACATCGGCGCCTCGGCCTTCAGCTGGGTGCAGGGAGCTGTCACGGCCACGGCGGTCCAACGCGTGAGCTACCGGCTGCGGGCCGCGGTGGAGGACAAACTGGCCAGGCTGCCGTCCGCGCATTTCGACGAGCAGCGCCGCGGCGACGTCCTGAGCCGGGCAACCAACGACGTCGACAATATTTCGCAGGCCCTGAACCAGTTGCTGAACCAGCTGATCCTGTCGGTGCTGATGCTGCTCGGTGCCCTGTCCATGATGCTGTGGCTTTCGCCGCTACTGGCGGTCATTGCGCTCGTGACCGTGCCGTTTTCCACGGTGGTCACGGTGCTGGTGGCCCGGAAGTCGCAGGCGCATTTTTCCGAGCAATGGAGCACTACAGGCGAACTCAACGCGCATCTTGAGGAGTACATCACGGGCCACGAGGTACTCAAGGCTTTCGGCCGGCAGGGCCTGGCCACCGAAACCTTCACCAACAGCAACGACAGGCTCTTCCGGACCAGCGCCCGCGCCCAGTATGTTTCCGGCGCAGTGCAGCCCCTCCTGGTGTTCGTCTCCAACCTCAATTACATTGCCGTGGCTGTGGTGGGGGCCCTGCAGGTCACGGCCGGGGCCATGACCATCGGCGGGGTCCAGGCGTTCATCCAGTTCAGCAGGCTTTTCAGCCAGCCCATCGGCCAGATTGGCGGTATGGTCACCTTGATCCAGTCCTGCATTGCGTCGGCGGAGCGTGTGTTCGCCCTGCTGGATGCGGCGGAGATTCCGCCGGACAGGGTAGAACCGGACGGGGCGGAACCGGGAGGCGCCCGCCAGCCCGGGGCAGGTGCCAGCGGCGGACGGGTGGTGTTCGACGCCGTCACCTTCGGCTACACCAGCGGGGCTCCGGTGGTCCGGGAACTGTCCTTCACCGCCGAGCCCGGGCAGACCGTGGCCATCGTGGGCCACACCGGAGCCGGCAAGACCACCATGGTGAACCTGCTCATGAGGTTCTACGAGCTGGATAGCGGCCGGATCACCATCGACGGTGCGGACATCGCGGGGCGCTCCCGCGACGAGCTGCGTTCCATGATCGGGATGGTGCTGCAGGACGCCTGGGTTTTCACCGGCTCCATCCGGGAAAACATCGAATACGGCCGTCCCGGCGCGAGCGAGGCCGACGTCGTTGCGGCCGCCGAAGCCTCGCTGGTGGACCACTTCGTGCGGGCCCTCCCCGACGGCTATGCCACCATGCTGGGCAACGACGGCGACACCCTGAGCCAGGGGCAGCGGCAGCTGATCACCATCGCCAGGGCCCACCTCGCCGGCCGGAGCATCCTGGTGCTGGACGAAGCAACGAGTTCCGTGGATACCCGCACGGAGGTGCAGATCCGGCAGGCGATGCAACGGCTGCGCCATGGCCGGACCAGCTTCGTGATTGCCCACCGTTTGTCCACGGTGCGGGACGCTGATCTAATTCTGGTCATGGACCACGGACGAATCGTTGAACAAGGGAACCACCAACAGCTGCTGGCGGCCAACGGCCACTACAGCAGGCTCTACGATGCCCAGTTTGCCGGCGGGCAAGAGTCCCTGCGGTCAGGGGCGTCCGAGCTGTGA
- a CDS encoding ABC transporter ATP-binding protein: MMMRLLAAHKPAVLAIVVLQFVQTTANLFLPTLNASVIDDGIVKGNTDLILRLGGWMAAIAAVQVAAALAAGYFSANVAMKLGRQLRQELFAKVQSLSSQEVGTFGVTSLVTRATNDVQQIQALAVLVFTMLVAAPAMGIGGIVLALNQDVVLSGIVVAIVPLLVLIMYVIVRRLVPLYRQGQVLIDRISRVLREQIIGANVIRAFVRQAHEARRFAVVNRELTRNNLQSALLVAGMLPLIMIVVNLSSVAVVWFGGHRIQAGEMQLGSLTAFIAYILQILIAIMMAMYVLMTAPRAAVCAERIQAVLDTRPAIADPLISRSGLPPGRRTPGGTVEFRDVSFAYPGAEAPVLDGISFTALPGTTTAIIGSTGSGKSTLLNLLPRFLDATAGEVLIGGHNVRSLPLHFLRDSLSLVPQRAYLFSGTVAENLRMAAPDASDEDILRALRAAQAEDFVRELPHGLHSAVSQGGTNFSGGQRQRLCIARALLRDAPVYLFDDSFSALDYATDARLRQALAPLTRRSTVIIVAERIATILDAGLILVLDQGRLVAQGTHTELMRTSTVYQEIAASQFALGGRL; the protein is encoded by the coding sequence ATGATGATGCGGTTGCTCGCCGCGCATAAGCCTGCCGTTTTGGCCATCGTAGTGCTGCAGTTCGTCCAGACCACGGCCAACCTCTTCCTGCCCACGCTCAATGCCTCCGTTATCGACGATGGAATCGTCAAGGGAAACACGGACCTAATCCTCCGGCTGGGCGGGTGGATGGCCGCGATTGCCGCCGTCCAGGTTGCCGCCGCCCTGGCTGCCGGGTACTTCAGTGCGAACGTGGCCATGAAGCTTGGCCGCCAGCTGCGCCAGGAGCTCTTCGCCAAAGTCCAGTCGCTGTCCTCCCAGGAAGTGGGGACGTTCGGCGTGACCAGCCTGGTGACCCGGGCCACCAATGATGTCCAGCAGATCCAGGCGCTGGCCGTGCTGGTCTTTACCATGCTGGTGGCGGCACCCGCCATGGGCATCGGCGGCATTGTCCTGGCCCTCAACCAGGATGTGGTCCTCTCCGGCATTGTGGTGGCCATCGTGCCCCTGCTCGTTCTCATCATGTACGTGATCGTCCGCCGCCTGGTGCCCCTGTACCGGCAGGGCCAGGTACTAATCGACCGGATCAGCCGCGTGCTGCGCGAGCAGATCATCGGAGCCAACGTGATCCGCGCGTTCGTCCGCCAGGCACACGAGGCGCGCCGCTTCGCCGTCGTAAACCGCGAACTGACCCGCAATAACCTGCAGTCTGCCCTGCTGGTGGCAGGGATGCTCCCGCTGATCATGATTGTGGTTAATTTGTCCTCAGTTGCGGTGGTGTGGTTCGGCGGCCACAGGATCCAGGCCGGGGAGATGCAGCTTGGCTCGCTGACAGCTTTCATCGCCTACATCCTGCAGATCCTCATCGCCATCATGATGGCCATGTACGTGCTGATGACGGCTCCCCGGGCCGCGGTCTGCGCCGAACGGATCCAGGCCGTATTGGACACCCGCCCCGCCATCGCAGACCCGCTGATCTCGCGGTCAGGGCTGCCCCCGGGCCGGCGCACGCCGGGCGGCACGGTGGAATTCCGCGACGTCAGCTTCGCCTATCCCGGGGCGGAAGCACCCGTGCTGGACGGCATCAGCTTCACCGCTTTGCCGGGGACCACTACCGCCATCATCGGTTCAACGGGAAGCGGCAAGTCAACGCTGCTCAACCTGCTGCCACGGTTCCTGGACGCCACGGCCGGTGAGGTACTGATCGGCGGCCACAACGTGCGTTCACTTCCGCTGCACTTCCTGCGGGACAGTCTGTCGCTGGTGCCCCAGCGCGCCTACCTTTTTTCCGGCACCGTGGCAGAGAACCTGCGCATGGCCGCCCCTGACGCGAGCGACGAGGACATCCTCCGGGCGCTCCGTGCCGCCCAGGCGGAGGACTTCGTGCGTGAACTGCCGCATGGTCTCCACAGCGCCGTGAGCCAGGGCGGAACGAACTTTTCCGGCGGACAGCGCCAGCGGCTGTGCATTGCCCGCGCGCTGCTCCGGGACGCTCCGGTATACCTTTTTGACGACAGCTTCTCCGCCTTGGACTATGCAACCGACGCCCGCCTCCGCCAGGCGCTCGCGCCGCTCACCCGCCGGTCCACGGTGATCATCGTGGCCGAGCGCATCGCCACCATCCTCGACGCGGGCCTGATCCTGGTGCTGGACCAGGGCAGGCTGGTAGCGCAGGGCACACACACCGAACTCATGCGCACGTCGACGGTGTACCAGGAGATCGCTGCCTCGCAGTTCGCGCTGGGTGGCAGGCTGTGA
- a CDS encoding trans-aconitate 2-methyltransferase — protein sequence MKWDPAKYVEFGNHRDRPYFDLTARVHAESPRNVVDLGCGPGNLTATLAERWPDARVVGVDSSAEMLLKAAEHSAQTANLSFTLQDITDWMPSERTDVVVSNAALQWVPGHPALLAGWLEALTPGAWFALQVPGNFRSPSHVLMRQLAESGRWKDTLDGVLRHDDAVAEPAEYLNIMLDAGCDADAWETTYQQVLHGPDPVLEWVRGAGLRPVLAALPPEEAAEFEAEYSARLRDAYPATAHGTVFPFRRIFAVARKRG from the coding sequence TTGAAGTGGGATCCTGCGAAGTACGTGGAGTTCGGCAACCACCGCGACAGGCCATATTTTGACCTCACTGCGCGGGTCCACGCTGAGAGTCCCCGCAACGTTGTGGACCTCGGCTGCGGTCCGGGCAACCTGACCGCCACCCTGGCTGAGCGCTGGCCCGATGCCCGGGTGGTGGGAGTCGATTCGTCCGCAGAGATGCTTCTCAAGGCAGCGGAGCACTCGGCGCAGACGGCCAACCTGTCCTTCACGCTGCAGGACATCACCGACTGGATGCCGTCGGAGCGCACCGACGTGGTGGTTTCCAACGCGGCGCTGCAATGGGTCCCCGGCCATCCCGCCCTGCTGGCCGGCTGGCTGGAGGCGCTCACCCCCGGTGCGTGGTTTGCCCTTCAGGTGCCCGGGAATTTCAGGTCACCCTCCCATGTGCTCATGCGGCAGCTCGCGGAGTCCGGCCGCTGGAAGGACACGCTCGACGGCGTGCTGCGCCACGACGACGCCGTCGCTGAACCGGCCGAGTACCTGAACATCATGCTCGACGCCGGCTGCGACGCGGATGCGTGGGAAACCACCTACCAGCAGGTGCTCCACGGGCCGGATCCGGTGCTGGAGTGGGTCAGGGGAGCCGGACTGCGGCCGGTGCTGGCGGCGCTCCCGCCCGAAGAGGCGGCTGAATTCGAAGCGGAGTACTCCGCGAGGCTGCGGGATGCCTATCCGGCCACGGCCCACGGCACAGTGTTCCCGTTCCGAAGGATCTTCGCAGTCGCGCGGAAACGGGGCTGA